The following coding sequences lie in one Moritella viscosa genomic window:
- a CDS encoding putative exported protein: MMKKYKVLLLTLFMSNSALALESDFKENVVVNSKRQEVFIKENRVIFYDSVVVTQGTILINADKLTVLSSGEKGTEVMIATGSPATFYQELDDGKKIKAESDEIRYELGKKRLTLSKNARLRQADSEVKSDKIIYQIDKQEMIAESGKHESDRVITIFTPEDNKTN, translated from the coding sequence ATGATGAAAAAATATAAAGTTTTACTATTAACATTATTCATGAGTAATTCAGCTCTCGCATTAGAGTCTGATTTTAAAGAAAATGTTGTCGTTAATTCCAAACGTCAAGAAGTATTTATTAAAGAGAACCGAGTAATATTTTATGATAGTGTAGTGGTTACTCAGGGGACGATATTAATAAATGCCGATAAACTCACGGTATTAAGCTCGGGCGAAAAAGGCACAGAAGTAATGATTGCCACAGGGTCGCCAGCTACTTTTTATCAAGAGCTTGATGACGGTAAAAAAATTAAGGCCGAATCTGATGAGATCCGCTACGAACTGGGTAAAAAACGCTTAACTTTGTCAAAAAATGCACGTTTACGCCAAGCTGATAGCGAAGTTAAAAGTGACAAGATCATCTACCAAATTGACAAACAAGAAATGATAGCCGAAAGCGGAAAGCATGAATCCGA